From one Mycolicibacterium sp. HK-90 genomic stretch:
- the ndk gene encoding nucleoside-diphosphate kinase, with product MTEQTLVLIKPDGVQRHLVGEILGRIERKGLTLAALELKNVSIELAKQHYAEHDGKPFFDSLLEFITSGPVVAAIVEGPRAIAAFRQIAGGTDPVEKAVPGTIRGDLALVTQDNLVHGSDSPESAAREIALWFPGEASA from the coding sequence GTGACTGAGCAGACCCTTGTGTTGATCAAGCCCGACGGCGTGCAGCGCCACCTGGTCGGGGAGATCCTCGGCCGGATCGAGCGCAAGGGCCTGACGCTGGCCGCGCTGGAGCTGAAGAACGTCAGCATCGAGCTGGCCAAGCAGCACTACGCCGAGCACGACGGCAAGCCGTTCTTCGATTCGCTGCTGGAGTTCATCACCTCCGGACCCGTCGTCGCCGCAATCGTGGAGGGACCGCGGGCGATCGCGGCGTTCCGTCAGATCGCCGGTGGCACCGATCCGGTGGAGAAGGCCGTGCCCGGCACCATCCGCGGTGACCTGGCGCTGGTGACCCAGGACAACCTCGTGCACGGGTCGGATTCGCCGGAATCCGCGGCCCGCGAGATCGCCCTGTGGTTCCCCGGCGAAGCCTCCGCCTGA
- a CDS encoding folylpolyglutamate synthase/dihydrofolate synthase family protein, producing the protein MTDPIPSPDEIAALLQVEHLLDQRWPETKLDPSTARIAALLELLGSPQRAYPSIHVAGTNGKTSVARIIDALLTALHRRTGRTTSPHLQSAVERISIDGKPITPAQYVETYTEIEPFVHLVDQQSEAAGGPKMSKFEVLTAMAFAAFADAPVDVAVVEVGMGGRWDATNVVNAPVAVITPIGIDHTDYLGDTVAAIAGEKAGIITRQPDDLVPTDTVAVIAKQLPEAMEVLLEEAVRADAAVAREDSEFAVLGRQVAIGGQLLELQGLGGVYSDIFLPLHGEHQAHNAVVALAAVEAFFGAGADRQLDIDAVRAGFAAVRSPGRLERMRSAPTVFIDAAHNPAGAAALAETLQREFDFRHLVGVVSVMGDKDVGGILNALEPVFDQIVVTHNGSPRALDVESLASLAEERFGQERVITAATLPDAIETATALVEDAGADEGLSGAGMVITGSVVTAGAARTLFGRDPE; encoded by the coding sequence GTGACCGACCCGATTCCTTCCCCGGACGAGATCGCCGCGCTGCTGCAGGTCGAGCATCTGCTCGATCAGCGGTGGCCGGAGACCAAGCTCGATCCCAGCACGGCCCGGATCGCGGCGCTGCTGGAGCTGCTGGGCTCGCCGCAGCGGGCCTACCCGTCCATCCACGTGGCAGGCACCAACGGCAAGACCTCGGTGGCGCGCATCATCGATGCGCTGCTGACCGCGCTGCACCGGCGCACCGGCCGTACCACCAGCCCGCACCTGCAGTCCGCGGTGGAGCGCATCTCGATCGACGGAAAGCCCATCACCCCCGCGCAATACGTCGAGACCTACACCGAGATCGAGCCGTTCGTGCACCTGGTGGACCAGCAGTCCGAGGCCGCCGGTGGCCCGAAGATGAGCAAATTCGAGGTCCTCACCGCGATGGCCTTCGCGGCCTTCGCCGACGCCCCCGTCGACGTCGCCGTCGTCGAGGTCGGGATGGGCGGACGCTGGGACGCCACCAACGTCGTCAACGCGCCCGTCGCCGTCATCACCCCGATCGGCATCGACCACACCGATTATCTCGGTGACACGGTCGCCGCGATCGCGGGGGAGAAGGCCGGCATCATCACCCGGCAGCCCGACGACCTGGTGCCGACCGACACGGTGGCCGTGATCGCCAAGCAGCTTCCCGAGGCCATGGAGGTGCTGCTGGAAGAGGCGGTGCGCGCCGACGCGGCCGTGGCCCGTGAGGACTCCGAGTTCGCGGTCCTCGGCCGGCAGGTGGCCATCGGTGGGCAGCTGCTCGAGCTGCAGGGACTGGGCGGGGTGTACTCCGACATCTTCCTGCCGTTGCACGGTGAACATCAGGCCCACAACGCCGTCGTCGCACTCGCCGCGGTCGAGGCGTTCTTCGGGGCGGGCGCGGACCGCCAACTCGACATCGACGCCGTCCGGGCCGGCTTCGCGGCTGTGCGCAGCCCGGGGCGCCTGGAGCGGATGCGAAGTGCGCCAACGGTGTTCATTGACGCGGCGCACAATCCGGCGGGTGCGGCGGCGCTGGCGGAGACGCTCCAGCGGGAGTTCGACTTCCGCCACCTGGTCGGGGTGGTGTCGGTGATGGGGGACAAGGACGTCGGCGGCATCCTGAACGCGCTCGAGCCGGTGTTCGACCAGATCGTGGTCACCCACAACGGTTCGCCGCGGGCGCTGGATGTCGAGTCGTTGGCATCGTTGGCCGAGGAGCGATTCGGTCAGGAGCGGGTGATCACCGCCGCGACCCTGCCCGACGCCATCGAGACTGCCACCGCACTGGTCGAGGACGCCGGCGCGGACGAAGGACTTTCCGGGGCCGGCATGGTGATCACCGGTTCGGTGGTGACCGCAGGTGCGGCCCGCACCCTGTTCGGACGGGACCCAGAGTGA
- a CDS encoding valine--tRNA ligase, with translation MTPSPENRADALPKSWDPAAVEADLYQGWVDAGYFTADSASEKPPYSIVLPPPNVTGSLHMGHALDHTLMDALTRRKRMQGFEVLWLPGMDHAGIATQTVVEKQLAVDGKTKEDFGRELFVEKVWDWKRESGGTIGGQMRRLGDGVDWSRDRFTMDEGLSRAVRTIFKRLFDAGLIYQAERLVNWSPVLETAISDLEVKYEDVEGELVSFRYGSMNDDEPHIIVATTRVETMLGDTAIAVHPDDERYRDLVGKTLPHPFVEHEMIVVADTHVDPEFGTGAVKVTPAHDPNDFEIGLRHQLPMPTIMDAKGRIADTGTQFDGMDRFEARVKVREALAEQGRIVAEKRPYLHSVGHSERSGEPIEPRLSLQWWVKVDGLAKAAGDAVRNGDTVIHPPSLEPRWFAWVDNMHDWCISRQLWWGHRIPIWHGPNGETVCVGPDETPPDGWEQDPDVLDTWFSSALWPFSTMGWPDHTPDLAKFYPTSVLVTGYDILFFWVARMMMFGTFVADDPAITFNGRRGPQVPFENVFLHGLIRDEFGRKMSKSRGNGIDPLDWVEKFGADALRFTLARGASPGGDLSIGEDHARASRNFATKLFNATRFALMNGAAPAELPALADLTDADRWILGRLEEVRAEVDAALDSYEFSRACESLYHFAWDEFCDWYVELAKVQLNEGVTHTTAVLATVLDALLKLLHPVMPFVTETLWKTLTEGESIVIAEWPEASGIALDPVAAQHVADMQKLITEVRRFRSDQGLADRQRVPARLSAIAEAGLTEQLPAVTALAWLTDAGDGFTPSASVEVRLAQATVLVEVDTSGTVDVAAERRRLEKDLAAAQKELTTTTAKLGNEAFLAKAPENVVDKIRGRQQLAGEEVERITARLAGLK, from the coding sequence GTGACCCCGAGCCCTGAGAACCGTGCCGATGCCCTCCCCAAATCCTGGGATCCGGCCGCGGTAGAAGCCGACCTGTACCAGGGCTGGGTGGACGCCGGATACTTCACTGCCGACTCGGCCAGCGAAAAGCCGCCGTACTCGATCGTCCTGCCGCCGCCCAACGTGACCGGCAGCCTGCACATGGGCCACGCGCTCGACCACACGCTGATGGACGCGCTCACGCGCCGCAAGCGGATGCAGGGCTTCGAGGTGCTGTGGCTGCCCGGCATGGACCATGCCGGCATCGCCACCCAGACCGTGGTGGAGAAGCAGCTCGCTGTCGACGGCAAGACCAAGGAAGACTTCGGCCGCGAGTTGTTCGTCGAGAAGGTCTGGGACTGGAAGCGGGAGTCCGGCGGCACCATCGGCGGGCAGATGCGCCGCCTCGGTGACGGCGTGGACTGGAGCCGCGACCGGTTCACCATGGATGAGGGCCTGTCGCGCGCCGTCCGCACCATCTTCAAGCGGCTCTTCGACGCCGGGCTGATCTACCAGGCCGAGCGGTTGGTGAACTGGTCGCCGGTGCTGGAGACCGCGATCAGCGACCTCGAGGTCAAGTACGAGGACGTCGAGGGGGAGCTGGTCTCCTTCCGCTACGGCTCGATGAACGACGACGAGCCCCACATCATCGTGGCCACCACCCGGGTGGAGACCATGCTCGGTGACACCGCCATCGCGGTGCATCCCGACGACGAGCGCTACCGCGACCTGGTCGGTAAGACCCTGCCGCACCCGTTCGTCGAGCACGAGATGATCGTGGTCGCCGACACCCACGTCGACCCCGAATTCGGCACCGGCGCAGTCAAAGTCACCCCTGCCCACGATCCGAACGACTTCGAGATCGGGCTGCGCCATCAGCTGCCGATGCCGACGATCATGGACGCCAAGGGCCGGATCGCCGACACCGGAACCCAATTCGACGGCATGGACCGGTTCGAGGCGCGGGTCAAGGTGCGTGAGGCGCTGGCCGAACAGGGTCGGATCGTCGCCGAGAAACGGCCGTACCTGCACAGTGTCGGGCACTCCGAGCGCAGCGGCGAGCCCATCGAACCGCGGCTGTCCCTGCAGTGGTGGGTCAAGGTGGACGGTCTGGCCAAGGCGGCCGGCGACGCGGTGCGCAACGGCGACACCGTGATTCATCCGCCCAGCCTGGAGCCGCGATGGTTCGCCTGGGTGGACAACATGCACGACTGGTGCATTTCGCGCCAGCTGTGGTGGGGCCACCGGATCCCGATCTGGCACGGTCCCAACGGCGAGACGGTGTGCGTCGGTCCCGACGAGACCCCGCCGGACGGCTGGGAGCAGGATCCCGACGTCCTCGACACCTGGTTCTCCTCGGCGCTGTGGCCGTTCTCCACCATGGGCTGGCCCGACCATACCCCGGATCTGGCCAAGTTCTATCCGACCTCGGTGCTGGTCACCGGTTACGACATCCTGTTCTTCTGGGTGGCCCGAATGATGATGTTCGGCACCTTCGTCGCCGATGATCCGGCCATCACCTTCAATGGCCGGCGTGGTCCGCAGGTGCCCTTCGAAAACGTCTTCCTGCACGGCCTGATCCGCGACGAGTTCGGCCGCAAGATGAGCAAGTCGCGCGGCAACGGCATCGACCCGCTGGACTGGGTGGAGAAGTTCGGTGCCGACGCGCTGCGATTCACCCTCGCTCGCGGAGCCAGCCCCGGCGGTGACCTCTCTATCGGTGAGGACCATGCCCGCGCCTCGCGGAACTTCGCCACCAAGCTGTTCAATGCCACGCGTTTCGCCCTGATGAACGGGGCGGCGCCCGCTGAACTGCCGGCGCTCGCCGACCTGACCGACGCCGACCGCTGGATCCTCGGGCGCCTCGAAGAGGTTCGCGCCGAGGTGGACGCGGCACTGGACAGCTACGAGTTCAGCCGCGCCTGCGAATCGCTGTACCACTTCGCGTGGGACGAGTTCTGTGACTGGTACGTGGAATTGGCCAAGGTTCAGCTGAACGAGGGCGTCACCCACACGACGGCAGTGCTGGCGACGGTTCTCGACGCGTTGCTCAAGCTGCTGCATCCGGTGATGCCGTTCGTCACCGAGACGCTGTGGAAGACGCTCACCGAGGGTGAGTCGATCGTCATCGCGGAGTGGCCGGAAGCTTCCGGTATCGCGCTCGATCCGGTTGCCGCACAACATGTTGCGGATATGCAGAAGCTGATCACCGAGGTGCGTCGTTTCCGCAGCGACCAGGGCTTGGCCGACCGGCAGCGGGTCCCGGCCCGGCTGTCGGCAATCGCCGAGGCCGGCCTGACCGAGCAGCTGCCCGCGGTCACCGCGCTGGCCTGGCTGACCGATGCCGGTGACGGGTTCACCCCGTCGGCCTCGGTCGAGGTGCGCCTGGCGCAGGCCACCGTGCTGGTCGAGGTGGACACCTCGGGCACCGTCGATGTCGCGGCCGAGCGGCGCCGGCTGGAGAAGGATCTGGCCGCGGCGCAGAAGGAACTGACCACCACGACCGCCAAACTCGGCAACGAGGCCTTCCTGGCCAAGGCGCCCGAGAATGTCGTCGACAAGATCCGGGGCCGTCAGCAGTTGGCCGGTGAAGAGGTCGAGCGCATCACCGCACGCCTGGCCGGGCTCAAATGA
- a CDS encoding DUF937 domain-containing protein: MAGLDELFAQIPVADIANKLGADEGEVNAAIKTLVPALVGGVAENVQADNIDSSDLESAVTAQGVSGLLDGGVSVDQVDAQQGDQMVSKIFGGNDSGQVASALAGTGAGGSSLIKQLLPILAPIVLAYIGKQFAQKNAPAESAPQPQASGGGLGDILGSILGGATGGGAAANNPLGSILGSVLGGGGGQGNAIGEILGGLLGGKK; encoded by the coding sequence ATGGCCGGTCTCGACGAACTCTTCGCGCAGATCCCGGTGGCGGATATCGCAAACAAGCTCGGCGCCGACGAAGGCGAGGTGAACGCCGCCATCAAGACTCTGGTGCCTGCGCTCGTCGGCGGGGTGGCGGAGAACGTACAGGCTGACAACATCGACTCCAGCGACCTCGAGTCGGCGGTCACCGCGCAAGGAGTCAGCGGCCTGCTCGACGGCGGGGTCAGCGTTGACCAGGTCGACGCGCAGCAAGGCGATCAGATGGTGTCGAAGATCTTCGGCGGCAACGACAGCGGCCAGGTGGCGTCGGCGCTGGCCGGTACCGGTGCCGGCGGCAGCAGCCTGATCAAGCAGCTGCTGCCGATCCTGGCGCCGATCGTGCTGGCCTACATCGGCAAGCAGTTCGCTCAGAAGAACGCACCCGCGGAGTCGGCCCCGCAGCCCCAGGCCTCCGGGGGCGGCCTCGGGGACATCCTGGGCAGCATCCTCGGCGGCGCGACCGGTGGCGGTGCCGCCGCCAACAACCCGTTGGGCAGCATCCTCGGCAGCGTCCTCGGCGGCGGTGGTGGCCAGGGCAACGCGATCGGGGAGATCCTCGGCGGCCTGCTCGGCGGCAAGAAGTAA
- a CDS encoding DUF4233 domain-containing protein, which produces MTNQTPSDKPAPPDPWKSFRGVMAGTLILEAIVVLLALPVVGVSGDGLTWASGGFVIGLAVVLILMSGLQGRPWAIWANLGIQLVVIAGALIHGAIGFIGVIFAVVWLLIVYLRAEVKRRQERGLLPGQQPPSE; this is translated from the coding sequence GTGACCAATCAGACCCCGAGCGACAAGCCGGCACCCCCCGATCCCTGGAAGAGCTTCCGCGGGGTGATGGCCGGCACCCTGATCCTCGAAGCCATCGTCGTGCTGCTGGCCCTGCCCGTGGTCGGCGTCAGCGGCGACGGCTTGACCTGGGCATCGGGTGGCTTCGTGATCGGCCTGGCCGTCGTGCTGATCCTGATGTCGGGTCTGCAAGGCCGGCCGTGGGCCATCTGGGCCAACCTGGGCATCCAGCTCGTGGTGATCGCCGGGGCGCTGATCCACGGGGCGATCGGCTTCATCGGCGTGATCTTCGCCGTGGTCTGGCTGTTGATCGTGTACCTGCGGGCCGAGGTCAAACGCCGGCAGGAGCGGGGCCTGCTGCCAGGTCAGCAACCGCCCAGCGAATAG
- a CDS encoding Rne/Rng family ribonuclease gives MAEDAQNDDLSTQTPQQEGLPERLRVHSLARVLGTTSRRVLDALAEFDGRQRSAHSTVDKVDAERVREALAVSPVESAPAEPEASVEVEAVTVSATEVAEVPAQPADAEAEAPASATAQPGSVADAVLVGDEPESRLILETANIPTAREAHSERADYLPLFVAPQPVSFEPIRVEDEDDDEDDSDTDTDTDTDADTDDEQADRPAARRRRRGRRGRGRGRGEQSDDNAPESGPDSDAETSDDQGESDQDSDDDSDDSDEGTDDDTAGSDGSNRRRRRRRRRKSGAGDNDDAGSPDDPPNTVVHERAPRSERSGKGSDDSEIQGISGSTRLEAKRQRRRDGRDAGRRRPPILSEAEFLARREAVERTMIVRDKIRTEPPHEGARYTQIAVLEDGVVVEHFVTSAASASLVGNIYLGIVQNVLPSMEAAFVDIGRGRNGVLYAGEVNWEAAGLGGSNRKIEQALKPGDYVVVQVSKDPVGHKGARLTTQVSLAGRYLVYVPGASSTGISRKLPDTERQRLKEILREVVPADAGVIIRTASEGVKEEDIRSDVERLQQRWTEIEAKAAEITGKKAGAAVALYEEPDVLVKVIRDLFNEDFSNLIVSGDDAWNTINSYVNTVAPDLVGRLTKYEPAGGADGSAPDVFAVHRIDEQLAKAMDRKVWLPSGGTLVIDRTEAMTVVDVNTGKFTGAGGNLEQTVTRNNLEAAEEIVRQLRLRDIGGIVVIDFIDMVLESNRDLVLRRLTEALGRDRTRHQVSEVTSLGLVQLTRKRLGTGLIEAFSTSCTHCAGRGIVLHGDPVDTASSSNAGRKAESSGGGGRRSKRGKKGGARPEPEEVQVAKVPAHAAGEHPMFKAMAAANGRHDEDHEGHEGFDEQTVGEAVDGEEQTQTEHADVADESTAGEFDGQPTDVPEETDEDLDSDESEDESDEDESDEDEDEIDLDDEDLDEDDDDDLDDIDDDSDEDDDEDSDEDEDESDEFEDSDDADDEDSDDEDVYQAPAPVVTQVPASRGRTRRRAAARPAGPPSHE, from the coding sequence GTGGCCGAAGATGCCCAGAATGACGACCTATCAACCCAGACTCCGCAGCAGGAGGGACTGCCAGAGCGACTGAGAGTCCACTCCCTGGCGCGGGTGCTCGGCACCACCAGCCGGCGGGTGCTCGACGCCCTGGCCGAGTTCGACGGGCGCCAGCGCAGTGCGCACTCCACGGTCGACAAGGTCGACGCCGAGCGGGTCCGTGAAGCGCTGGCCGTCAGCCCTGTGGAATCTGCGCCGGCCGAGCCGGAGGCATCGGTCGAGGTAGAAGCCGTCACCGTCAGCGCGACCGAGGTCGCCGAAGTCCCGGCCCAGCCCGCCGACGCCGAAGCTGAGGCCCCGGCCTCGGCCACGGCACAGCCCGGATCCGTGGCCGACGCCGTTCTGGTCGGCGACGAGCCCGAGTCGCGGTTGATCCTGGAGACCGCGAACATTCCCACGGCCCGCGAAGCCCACTCCGAGCGCGCCGACTACCTGCCGCTGTTCGTGGCGCCCCAGCCCGTCAGCTTCGAACCGATCCGCGTCGAAGACGAGGACGACGACGAGGACGACAGCGACACCGACACCGACACCGACACCGACGCCGATACCGACGACGAGCAGGCTGACCGCCCCGCCGCGCGCCGGCGCAGGCGCGGCCGTCGCGGGCGAGGCCGTGGCCGTGGCGAACAGAGCGACGACAACGCGCCCGAGTCCGGCCCGGATTCCGACGCCGAGACCTCCGACGATCAAGGCGAGTCCGACCAGGATTCCGATGACGACTCCGACGACTCGGATGAGGGCACCGACGACGACACCGCGGGCAGCGACGGCAGCAACCGTCGACGCCGTCGCCGCCGCCGGCGCAAGTCGGGCGCAGGTGACAACGACGACGCCGGCTCGCCGGATGACCCGCCCAACACCGTCGTACACGAGCGCGCACCCCGCTCCGAGCGGTCGGGCAAGGGCAGCGACGACTCGGAGATCCAGGGGATCAGCGGGTCGACCCGCCTGGAGGCCAAGCGGCAGCGCCGTCGCGATGGCCGCGACGCCGGTCGCCGCCGGCCACCGATCCTGAGCGAGGCCGAATTCCTGGCCCGTCGCGAGGCCGTCGAACGCACCATGATCGTGCGCGACAAGATCCGCACCGAACCGCCACACGAGGGCGCCCGCTACACCCAGATCGCGGTGCTGGAAGACGGCGTCGTCGTCGAGCATTTCGTGACGTCGGCGGCGTCGGCCTCCCTCGTCGGAAACATCTACCTCGGCATCGTGCAGAACGTGCTGCCCTCGATGGAGGCCGCATTCGTCGACATCGGCCGTGGCCGCAACGGCGTGCTCTACGCCGGTGAGGTGAACTGGGAGGCCGCCGGCCTCGGCGGGTCCAACCGCAAGATCGAGCAGGCCCTCAAGCCCGGCGACTATGTCGTCGTCCAGGTCAGCAAGGACCCGGTCGGGCACAAGGGCGCGCGACTCACCACGCAGGTGTCGCTGGCCGGCCGTTACCTGGTCTACGTGCCGGGGGCGTCGTCGACCGGGATCAGCCGCAAGCTGCCCGACACCGAACGCCAGCGGCTGAAGGAGATCCTCAGAGAGGTCGTGCCAGCCGACGCGGGTGTGATCATCCGCACCGCGTCGGAAGGCGTCAAAGAAGAGGACATCCGCTCCGACGTCGAGCGGCTGCAGCAGCGCTGGACCGAGATCGAGGCCAAGGCCGCCGAGATCACCGGTAAGAAGGCCGGCGCGGCCGTCGCGCTCTACGAAGAGCCCGACGTGTTGGTCAAGGTCATTCGCGACCTGTTCAACGAGGACTTCTCGAATCTGATCGTCTCCGGCGACGACGCCTGGAACACCATCAACTCCTACGTGAACACCGTGGCGCCCGACCTGGTCGGTCGGCTCACCAAGTACGAACCGGCCGGCGGCGCCGACGGTTCCGCGCCCGACGTGTTCGCCGTGCACCGCATCGACGAACAACTCGCCAAGGCGATGGACCGCAAGGTGTGGCTGCCCTCGGGTGGAACTCTGGTCATCGATCGCACCGAGGCGATGACCGTGGTCGACGTCAACACCGGCAAGTTCACCGGTGCCGGTGGAAACCTCGAGCAGACTGTCACCCGCAACAACCTGGAAGCGGCCGAGGAGATCGTGCGCCAGCTGCGGTTGCGCGACATCGGCGGCATCGTGGTCATCGACTTCATCGACATGGTGCTCGAATCGAACCGTGATCTGGTGTTGCGCCGGCTGACCGAGGCGCTGGGCCGGGACCGCACCCGCCACCAGGTGTCCGAGGTGACGTCCCTGGGCCTGGTGCAGCTGACCCGAAAGCGGTTGGGAACCGGCCTGATCGAGGCGTTCTCGACGTCGTGCACGCACTGCGCGGGCCGCGGCATCGTGCTGCACGGCGATCCCGTGGACACGGCGTCGTCGTCGAACGCCGGACGCAAGGCCGAGTCTTCGGGCGGCGGCGGACGTCGCAGCAAGCGGGGAAAGAAGGGCGGTGCCCGCCCCGAGCCCGAAGAGGTGCAGGTGGCCAAGGTGCCGGCGCACGCAGCCGGCGAGCATCCGATGTTCAAGGCGATGGCCGCGGCGAACGGTCGCCATGACGAGGATCACGAAGGCCACGAGGGCTTCGACGAGCAGACCGTAGGCGAGGCCGTCGACGGCGAAGAGCAGACCCAGACTGAGCACGCGGACGTCGCGGACGAATCGACGGCAGGCGAGTTCGACGGCCAGCCCACCGACGTGCCCGAGGAAACCGACGAGGATCTGGATTCGGACGAGTCCGAGGACGAATCGGATGAAGACGAATCGGACGAGGACGAGGACGAGATCGACCTCGACGACGAGGACCTCGACGAAGACGACGATGACGATCTGGACGACATCGACGACGACTCGGATGAGGATGACGACGAGGACTCGGACGAGGACGAGGACGAGTCGGACGAGTTCGAGGACAGCGACGACGCTGATGACGAGGACTCGGATGACGAGGACGTCTACCAGGCGCCGGCACCGGTGGTGACGCAGGTTCCGGCAAGTCGTGGCCGCACCCGCAGGCGGGCTGCAGCCAGGCCCGCGGGGCCGCCGAGCCACGAGTAG